The following proteins are encoded in a genomic region of Longimicrobium sp.:
- a CDS encoding CheR family methyltransferase has protein sequence MSQPADPHFEQLLEFLRDNRGFDFTGYKRATLVRRVEKRMAEVEVDNFAAYQAFLEAHPGEFTALFNTILINVTGFWRDPEAWSALMDEHLAPILGDSDAAVRVWSAGCASGEETYTLAMMFSEVLGVEGFRQRVKIYATDVDEEALAHARSATYNERAMESLPPELREKYFEAAPGGSYAFRPDLRRQVIFGRHDLVRDAPISHLDLLVSRNALMYFNAETQGRILTRFHFGLRDGGTLFLGKAEMMRSHGDLFTPVDLKARIFRKATRAARRDRLLTLGQPARAEGHERLMHQLRIREAALEVQPNAQLVVDRKGTLVSASAQARAIFGLVPADVGRSLHDLTVSYRPVDLRTRIEQVYGDPRVLHIPHVEHQIPDGAIRTFEVIVAPLVDRDDSIVGVSVAFVDVSQVQQVRAQLMEANQELETAFEELQSTNEELETTNEELQSTIEELETTNEELQSSNEELETMNEELHSTNEELETINNEIQRRTGELNDVNTYMTAILTSLRSAVVVLDRDSDIRIWSRKAEDLWGLRGEEVEGVAFQNLDIGFPVERLKAPVRACIEGRSEHEELTLDAVNRRGRTIRCHVTCTPFAGADRQIRGAVLVMHEFEEPAEQTGG, from the coding sequence ATGAGCCAGCCCGCCGATCCGCACTTCGAACAGCTCCTGGAGTTCCTCCGCGACAACCGCGGCTTCGACTTCACCGGCTACAAGCGAGCCACCCTGGTACGCCGCGTGGAGAAGCGGATGGCCGAGGTGGAGGTGGACAATTTCGCCGCCTACCAAGCCTTCCTCGAAGCGCATCCCGGGGAGTTCACGGCGCTCTTCAACACCATCCTCATCAACGTCACCGGCTTCTGGCGCGACCCCGAAGCGTGGTCCGCGCTCATGGACGAGCACCTGGCACCCATCCTGGGCGACTCGGATGCGGCGGTGCGGGTGTGGAGCGCCGGGTGCGCCTCCGGCGAGGAGACGTACACGCTGGCCATGATGTTCTCCGAAGTGCTGGGGGTGGAGGGCTTTCGCCAGCGGGTGAAGATCTACGCCACCGACGTGGACGAGGAGGCGCTGGCGCACGCCCGCTCCGCCACGTACAACGAGCGGGCGATGGAGTCGCTGCCGCCGGAGCTGCGCGAGAAGTACTTCGAGGCGGCGCCGGGGGGATCGTACGCCTTTCGCCCGGACCTGCGCCGCCAGGTGATCTTTGGGCGCCACGACCTGGTGCGCGACGCGCCCATCAGCCACCTGGACCTGCTGGTCTCGCGCAACGCGCTGATGTACTTCAACGCCGAGACGCAGGGGCGCATCCTCACGCGCTTCCACTTCGGGCTCAGGGACGGCGGCACCCTCTTCCTGGGAAAGGCGGAGATGATGAGGTCGCACGGGGACCTCTTCACGCCCGTGGACCTCAAGGCGCGCATCTTTCGCAAGGCGACGCGCGCCGCCCGGCGCGACCGGCTGCTCACGCTGGGGCAGCCCGCCCGCGCCGAGGGCCACGAGCGGCTGATGCACCAGCTCCGCATCCGCGAAGCCGCGCTGGAAGTGCAGCCAAACGCGCAGCTCGTGGTCGACCGCAAGGGCACGCTCGTCTCGGCCAGCGCGCAGGCCCGCGCCATCTTCGGGCTGGTGCCGGCGGACGTGGGGCGCTCGCTGCACGACCTCACCGTCTCGTACCGCCCGGTGGACCTGCGCACCCGCATCGAGCAGGTGTACGGCGACCCGCGCGTCCTGCACATCCCCCACGTCGAGCACCAGATCCCGGACGGAGCCATCCGCACCTTCGAGGTGATCGTGGCGCCGCTGGTGGACCGCGACGACTCCATCGTGGGGGTGAGCGTCGCCTTCGTGGACGTGTCGCAGGTGCAGCAGGTGCGCGCCCAGCTCATGGAGGCCAACCAGGAGCTGGAGACCGCGTTCGAGGAGCTGCAGAGCACCAACGAGGAGCTGGAGACGACCAACGAGGAGCTGCAGAGCACCATCGAGGAGCTGGAGACGACCAACGAGGAGCTCCAGAGCAGCAACGAGGAGCTGGAGACGATGAACGAGGAGCTCCACTCCACCAACGAGGAGCTGGAGACGATCAACAACGAGATCCAGCGCCGCACGGGGGAGCTGAACGACGTCAACACGTACATGACGGCGATCCTCACCTCGCTACGCTCCGCCGTGGTGGTGCTGGACCGCGACTCGGACATCCGCATCTGGAGCCGCAAGGCCGAGGATCTGTGGGGGCTGCGCGGAGAGGAGGTGGAAGGGGTGGCGTTCCAGAACCTGGACATCGGCTTTCCGGTGGAGCGCCTCAAGGCCCCGGTCCGCGCCTGCATCGAGGGCCGCTCCGAGCACGAGGAGCTCACCCTGGACGCCGTCAACCGCCGCGGACGCACCATCCGCTGCCACGTCACCTGCACCCCCTTTGCCGGCGCCGACCGCCAGATTCGCGGCGCCGTCCTGGTGATGCACGAATTCGAAGAACCCGCGGAGCAAACCGGGGGATGA
- a CDS encoding RNA polymerase sigma factor RpoD/SigA: MTFSPAKRVSSESESLDQYLREISVYPLIDRNEEARLARLIRDGAPDALEHLVRSNLRFVVAVAKKYQNQGVSLSDLINEGNIGLIRAARKFDETKGIKFISYAVWWIRQAILQALAEQSRIVRVPLSRAGAVHRIGRRSSAMTQELGREPTLQEIASELEVPEDEVSHALAMSQVYLSLDAPLVPGEDGQLLDYLSDQFSPGPDEEVYEDALKRSIDEALGTLTERESRVLRLYFGLGDAEPMTLEQIGEKFGITRERVRQIKEKALLRLRHQSRARFLETFLT; the protein is encoded by the coding sequence ATGACGTTCAGCCCCGCCAAACGCGTCTCCTCCGAATCCGAATCGCTGGACCAGTACCTTCGCGAGATCAGCGTGTACCCGCTGATCGACCGGAACGAAGAGGCGCGGCTCGCGCGCCTGATCCGTGACGGCGCGCCCGACGCGCTGGAGCACCTCGTGCGCTCCAACCTGCGCTTCGTGGTGGCGGTCGCCAAGAAGTACCAGAACCAGGGCGTGTCGCTCTCGGACCTGATCAACGAAGGGAACATCGGGCTGATCCGCGCCGCGCGGAAGTTCGACGAGACCAAGGGGATCAAGTTCATCTCGTACGCCGTCTGGTGGATCCGGCAGGCGATCCTGCAGGCGCTTGCGGAGCAGTCGCGCATCGTGCGCGTGCCGCTCAGCCGCGCGGGCGCCGTGCACCGCATCGGCCGCCGCTCCTCGGCCATGACGCAGGAGCTGGGGCGCGAGCCGACGCTGCAGGAGATCGCGAGCGAGCTGGAGGTGCCGGAGGACGAGGTCAGCCACGCGCTGGCGATGTCGCAGGTCTACCTCTCGCTCGACGCCCCGCTCGTTCCGGGCGAGGACGGACAGCTCCTCGACTACCTCTCCGACCAGTTCTCTCCCGGGCCGGACGAGGAGGTCTACGAGGACGCCCTCAAGCGCTCCATCGACGAGGCGCTGGGGACCCTCACCGAGCGCGAGTCGCGGGTGCTGCGCCTCTACTTCGGCCTGGGCGACGCGGAGCCGATGACGCTGGAGCAGATCGGGGAGAAGTTCGGCATCACGCGCGAGCGCGTGCGGCAGATCAAGGAGAAGGCGTTGCTCCGCCTCCGCCACCAGTCGAGGGCGCGGTTCCTGGAGACGTTCCTGACCTGA
- the lepB gene encoding signal peptidase I — MDGQPPAERRVTVADPRGSVSTGRWMWEWTKAICTAILLFLGIRTFLVEAYKIPTGSMEGTLLIGDFLLVNKAVYGAEIPVTHTRLPAFSHPKRGDVLVFLPPHDPHRNYVKRLVGVGGDTLEMRDKVLFRNGKPLDEPYARHVDPLSDPREPRMIWQKDFLAGTLRERRRYRPTRDNWGPIVVPPGKLFALGDNRDNSEDSRYWGFFDESAVKGRPMFVYYSFEKDITQQFSWLTAVRWTRIGEVIR; from the coding sequence TTGGACGGCCAGCCCCCCGCCGAGCGCCGCGTGACGGTCGCCGATCCGCGCGGCTCCGTCTCCACCGGAAGGTGGATGTGGGAGTGGACCAAGGCCATCTGCACCGCCATCCTCCTCTTCCTGGGGATACGCACCTTCCTGGTGGAGGCGTACAAGATCCCCACGGGGTCGATGGAGGGAACGCTCCTGATCGGCGACTTCCTCCTCGTCAACAAGGCCGTGTACGGCGCGGAGATCCCCGTCACCCACACGCGCCTCCCGGCCTTCTCGCACCCCAAGCGCGGCGACGTGCTGGTGTTTCTGCCGCCCCACGATCCGCACCGCAACTACGTGAAGAGGCTGGTCGGAGTGGGCGGCGACACGCTGGAGATGCGCGACAAGGTGCTCTTCAGGAACGGAAAGCCGCTGGACGAACCGTACGCCCGCCACGTGGACCCGCTCAGCGATCCGCGCGAGCCGCGGATGATCTGGCAAAAGGACTTCCTGGCCGGCACCCTCCGCGAGCGCCGCCGCTACCGCCCCACTCGCGACAACTGGGGTCCCATCGTGGTGCCTCCTGGCAAGCTGTTCGCGCTCGGCGACAACCGCGACAACTCCGAAGACTCGCGCTACTGGGGCTTCTTCGACGAGAGCGCGGTCAAGGGACGGCCCATGTTCGTCTACTATTCGTTCGAAAAAGACATCACCCAGCAGTTCTCGTGGCTCACCGCCGTCCGCTGGACGCGGATCGGGGAAGTGATCCGATAG
- a CDS encoding ATP-binding protein — MSYDSVLHDQLHSAHGRIEALRARLVASAGSADVAQAALEELMTVMEELRVAEEELRQQNESLTAAQLLLEEENRRYVELFEYAPVPYVVTDEAGVIREANRAACELLRVDGRALRGKPLVLFITQEEVRDFRTRMALAASMRARIDEWEVTLVPRDGEPIPAECSVQGVPARAGEPAGMRWMIRDVSARRAEEARAALLGETERGRAFLEAVVRQMPEGVLIGEAPDGRIVLHNPMAERLFRHPILPEGSTGYVHPDGRPLAAAEHPLARVVRHGESIAGEELHYRRGDGTRAVLRVNGAPVADAEGKTVAGVVTLTDVTEDRRRRQADRLLARTSELLASSLESAATLQRIADMVAGSVADYCIVHVEEGGELRAPGVAHADPRRREIVRGLLRRFPVDPDGTHPAVVCLRTGEPRLIPLIDDGMVGAISSGPEHTEMLRDLGLASGMVVPMQARGRTLGAISFGRTASSPPYEEADLEVAQELARRAALAVDNARLYEEAQRASRAREEVLAVVSHDLRNPLNAIVLGAALLDDFSAGAAWSDRDRQQLRAIRNASQQMAGLIQDLVEVVALESGGAALCPSTVVPADLVDGAVEMFREMAAQRGLTLGTSVAPNLPTLQADDSRILRVLSNLLGNALKFTPAGGRITVSAAPAEGAVRFTVADTGTGIAPEHLPRLFDRYWQVRRGEKEGLGLGLAIAKGIVEAHGGRIWAESAPGEGATFHFTLP, encoded by the coding sequence ATGAGCTACGATTCCGTCCTCCACGACCAGCTGCACAGCGCGCACGGCCGTATCGAGGCCCTGCGCGCGCGCCTCGTCGCGTCCGCGGGGTCGGCGGACGTGGCCCAGGCCGCCCTGGAAGAGCTGATGACGGTGATGGAGGAGCTGCGCGTGGCGGAAGAGGAGCTTCGCCAGCAGAACGAGAGCCTCACCGCCGCGCAGCTGCTCCTGGAAGAAGAGAACCGGCGCTACGTCGAGCTCTTCGAGTACGCGCCCGTTCCTTACGTGGTGACCGACGAGGCGGGCGTCATCCGCGAAGCCAACCGCGCGGCCTGCGAGCTCCTGCGGGTGGATGGTCGGGCGCTGCGCGGCAAGCCGCTGGTGCTCTTCATAACCCAGGAGGAGGTGCGCGACTTCCGCACGCGGATGGCGCTCGCCGCCTCCATGCGCGCGCGCATCGACGAGTGGGAAGTCACGCTCGTGCCGCGCGACGGCGAGCCGATCCCCGCGGAATGCTCGGTGCAGGGCGTCCCCGCGCGCGCCGGAGAGCCGGCGGGGATGCGCTGGATGATCCGCGACGTCAGCGCACGCCGTGCCGAGGAGGCTCGCGCCGCCCTCCTTGGCGAAACGGAGCGGGGGCGCGCCTTTTTGGAAGCGGTGGTGCGGCAGATGCCCGAGGGGGTGCTGATCGGCGAAGCGCCGGACGGCCGCATCGTCCTGCACAACCCGATGGCGGAGCGCCTCTTCCGCCACCCCATCCTCCCCGAAGGCAGCACCGGCTACGTGCACCCGGACGGCCGCCCCCTCGCCGCCGCCGAGCATCCGCTGGCCCGCGTCGTCCGCCACGGCGAGAGCATCGCCGGCGAGGAGCTGCACTACCGCCGCGGCGACGGCACGCGCGCGGTGCTGCGGGTGAACGGCGCCCCCGTCGCCGACGCGGAGGGGAAGACGGTGGCTGGAGTGGTCACCCTCACCGACGTCACGGAAGACCGCCGCCGCCGTCAGGCCGACCGCCTCCTCGCGCGCACCAGCGAACTCCTCGCCTCGTCGCTGGAGTCCGCCGCTACGCTGCAGCGCATCGCGGACATGGTGGCGGGGAGCGTGGCCGACTACTGCATCGTGCACGTGGAGGAGGGCGGGGAGCTGCGCGCGCCCGGCGTCGCCCACGCGGACCCGCGCCGGCGCGAGATCGTGCGCGGGCTCCTGCGCCGCTTCCCGGTGGACCCCGACGGCACGCACCCCGCGGTCGTCTGCCTGCGCACCGGCGAGCCGCGCCTCATCCCGCTCATCGACGACGGCATGGTCGGCGCCATCTCCAGCGGCCCCGAGCACACGGAGATGCTGCGCGACCTGGGGCTCGCATCGGGGATGGTGGTGCCGATGCAGGCGCGCGGGCGCACGCTGGGCGCAATCTCCTTCGGCCGCACGGCGAGCTCGCCGCCCTACGAGGAGGCGGACCTGGAGGTGGCGCAGGAGCTGGCCCGCCGCGCCGCCCTGGCGGTGGACAACGCGCGGCTCTACGAGGAGGCGCAGCGGGCCTCACGCGCCCGCGAGGAGGTGCTGGCGGTGGTGTCGCACGACCTGCGCAACCCGCTCAACGCCATCGTCCTGGGCGCCGCGCTGCTGGACGACTTCTCGGCCGGCGCCGCCTGGAGCGACCGCGACCGCCAGCAGCTGCGCGCCATCCGCAACGCGTCGCAGCAGATGGCCGGGCTGATCCAGGACCTGGTGGAAGTGGTGGCGCTGGAATCGGGCGGCGCGGCTCTCTGCCCCTCCACCGTCGTCCCCGCCGACCTGGTGGACGGCGCGGTGGAGATGTTCCGCGAGATGGCCGCCCAGCGCGGCCTGACGCTGGGCACCTCCGTGGCCCCCAACCTCCCCACGCTCCAGGCCGACGACTCGCGCATCCTGCGCGTGCTCTCCAACCTGCTGGGGAACGCACTGAAGTTCACCCCCGCGGGCGGCCGCATCACCGTCTCCGCCGCCCCCGCCGAGGGCGCCGTCCGCTTCACGGTAGCCGACACGGGCACCGGCATCGCCCCCGAGCACCTCCCGCGCCTCTTCGACCGCTACTGGCAGGTCCGCCGCGGCGAGAAGGAGGGGCTCGGCCTGGGCCTCGCCATCGCCAAGGGAATCGTCGAAGCCCATGGCGGCCGCATCTGGGCCGAGAGCGCCCCGGGCGAGGGCGCGACGTTCCACTTTACGCTGCCGTAG
- a CDS encoding aldehyde dehydrogenase family protein yields MADKFRNFIGGEWVEPSSGEYFENRNPARWSEVIGLWPRSGQEDVDRAVAAAKEAFPAWARTPAPDRGNILRRVGDLLSERKDEIARAATREMGKVLTETRGDVQEGIDTAYYAGVEGRRLFGKTVPSELSNKWAMTYRRPIGVCGLITPFNFPLAIPTWKMFPALVCGNTVVIKPGEDVPHTVQLLVEILEEAGIPRGVVNLVHGEGATGAAIVNHPDVAAISFTGSTATGSIIGRACGESHKRLSLEMGGKNAQIVMADGDLDLALEGVLWGAFGTTGQRCTATSRLLLHDSIHDEFLERLVEKAKGLKLGYGLEDGPEVGPLINERALEKVKSYIEIGRSEARLVIGGERATGGGLDDGWFFQPTIFADVKAGSRLATEEIFGPVLSVIRFSDVDEAFRINNEVKYGLSSSVYTRDVNISFRALQYLDNGITYVNAPTIGAEAHLPFGGVKQTGNGHREGGWEVYEFYSETKVCYVDYSGKLQRAQIDNYGGSPY; encoded by the coding sequence ATGGCGGACAAGTTCAGGAACTTCATCGGCGGCGAGTGGGTGGAGCCGTCTTCGGGCGAATACTTCGAGAACCGCAACCCGGCCCGCTGGTCGGAGGTGATCGGGCTGTGGCCGCGCTCCGGCCAGGAAGACGTGGACCGCGCCGTCGCCGCCGCCAAGGAGGCGTTCCCGGCCTGGGCGCGCACGCCCGCGCCGGACCGCGGCAACATCCTACGCCGCGTGGGGGACCTGCTCAGCGAGCGCAAGGACGAGATCGCCAGGGCCGCCACGCGCGAGATGGGCAAGGTGCTCACCGAGACGCGTGGCGACGTGCAGGAAGGGATCGACACCGCCTACTACGCCGGCGTCGAGGGGCGCCGCCTCTTCGGCAAGACGGTACCGTCGGAGCTTTCCAACAAGTGGGCCATGACGTACCGCCGCCCCATCGGCGTGTGCGGGCTCATCACCCCGTTCAACTTCCCGCTCGCAATCCCCACCTGGAAGATGTTCCCGGCGCTGGTGTGCGGGAACACGGTGGTCATCAAGCCGGGCGAGGACGTACCGCACACGGTCCAGCTCCTGGTGGAGATCCTGGAGGAGGCCGGCATCCCCAGGGGCGTCGTCAACCTGGTCCACGGCGAGGGCGCGACGGGCGCGGCCATCGTCAACCACCCGGACGTCGCGGCGATCTCCTTCACCGGCTCCACGGCGACGGGCAGCATCATCGGGCGCGCGTGCGGCGAGTCGCACAAGCGGCTGTCGCTGGAGATGGGCGGCAAGAACGCGCAGATCGTGATGGCAGACGGCGACCTGGACCTGGCGCTCGAGGGCGTGCTCTGGGGCGCGTTCGGCACCACGGGGCAGCGCTGCACCGCCACCAGCCGACTCCTCCTCCACGACTCCATCCACGACGAGTTCCTGGAGCGCCTGGTGGAGAAGGCGAAGGGGCTGAAGCTCGGCTACGGGCTGGAAGACGGCCCCGAGGTCGGTCCGCTGATCAACGAGCGGGCGCTGGAGAAGGTGAAGAGCTACATCGAGATCGGCCGCTCTGAGGCGCGCCTGGTGATCGGCGGCGAGCGCGCCACGGGCGGGGGTCTGGACGACGGCTGGTTCTTCCAGCCCACCATCTTCGCCGACGTGAAGGCCGGTTCGCGCCTGGCGACGGAGGAAATCTTCGGCCCGGTGCTCTCGGTGATCCGCTTCAGCGACGTGGACGAGGCGTTCCGCATCAACAACGAGGTGAAGTATGGCCTCTCGAGCTCCGTCTACACGCGCGACGTGAACATCTCGTTCCGCGCGCTGCAGTACCTGGACAACGGCATCACCTACGTGAACGCCCCCACCATCGGCGCCGAGGCGCACCTCCCCTTCGGCGGCGTGAAGCAGACGGGCAACGGGCACCGCGAGGGCGGCTGGGAAGTGTACGAGTTCTATTCGGAGACCAAGGTCTGCTACGTGGACTACTCCGGCAAACTCCAGCGCGCCCAGATCGACAACTACGGCGGATCTCCGTACTGA